A DNA window from Drosophila pseudoobscura strain MV-25-SWS-2005 chromosome 2, UCI_Dpse_MV25, whole genome shotgun sequence contains the following coding sequences:
- the Jupiter gene encoding microtubule-associated protein Jupiter isoform X1, with protein sequence MAAYAAFKHVELYNVGKAKKRVLRPPGGGSSDIFGSDMPQTPRNVKNRMVSNIFSVEKDNSVKNTVRQGAHRFYFIGDNPRRGQKPVDSHSRLFGEPMRPITPGKNHMKSSIPFGQNTETAAAAQKLLTNGSSNANTTNGHQYNGKSGSVSSASSSVSSSTENLKMNSGSRSVYIRNMSRVEDNEKSKQIKTDTAGCPLTPVASAPAPPPADVLGIDLPCLDLEVGDVPKDNEIYTETGKHDVNIQTRRDSGSNVEQPHSLEKMRSSANLKEPLALCPDYVKEVHGPCNARNPITGLGLNGDGVGGLKPVKQKIREGNPVTGEGYRAGGTDYIKAAGSTNSGSVGNGDNGGNSVVNKNRVPPGGYSSGLW encoded by the exons GGTGCTCAGGCCTCCGGGCGGCGGTTCCAGCGACATCTTCGGATCGGATATGCCGCAGACCCCCAGGAACGTGAAGAACCGCATGGTGTCCAACATATTCTCCGTCGAGAAGGACAATAGCGTGAAGAATACTG TACGACAAGGAGCTCACAGATTCTATTTCATTG GTGATAATCCGCGTCGCGGCCAGAAGCCCGTCGACTCACACTCTCGACTCTTTGGGGAGCCCATGCGCCCCATCACACCCGGCAAGAACCACATGAAGAGCAGCATTCCCTTTGGCCAGAACACAGAGACAGCCGCTGCTGCCCAGAAGCTGCTGACCAACGGAAGCAGCAACGCCAACACCACCAATGGACACCAATACAATGGCAAGAGCGGATCCGTGTCCTCGGCCTCGTCGTCAGTCTCGTCCTCGACCGAGAACCTCAAGATGAACAGTGGCTCCCGATCAG TCTACATACGCAATATGAGCA GAGTGGAAGATAACGAGAAAtcgaaacaaattaaaaccgATACAGCCGGGTGTCCCCTGACACCGGTAGCAAGTGCACCTGCACCCCCACCAGCCGACGTTCTTGGCATCGACCTGCCGTGCCTGGACCTCGAAGTTGGTGACGTGCCAAAGGACAACGAGATCTACACGGAGACCGGCAAGCACGACGTAAACATTCAGACGCGCCGAGACTCGGGAAGCAACGTAGAGCAGCCCCATTCGCTGGAAAAGATGCGCAGCTCAGCAAATCTCAAGGAGCCCTTGGCCCTCTGCCCGGATTATGTGAAGGAGGTGCATGGTCCGTGCAATGCACGTAATCCCATTACCGGCCTGGGCCTCAACGGGGACGGAGTGGGTGGCCTCAAGCCCGTGAAGCAGAAGATTCGAG AGGGAAATCCCGTGACCGGCGAGGGATACAGGGCCGGAGGAACGGACTACATTAAGGCCGCCGGCTCGACCAATAGCGGCAGCGTCGGCAACGGGGACAACGGTGGCAATTCGGTGGTCAACAAGAACCGTGTGCCCCCGGGCGGCTACTCGTCGGGACTCTGGTAA
- the Jupiter gene encoding microtubule-associated protein Jupiter isoform X2 — MISNYDITDSKSSSKVLRPPGGGSSDIFGSDMPQTPRNVKNRMVSNIFSVEKDNSVKNTVRQGAHRFYFIGDNPRRGQKPVDSHSRLFGEPMRPITPGKNHMKSSIPFGQNTETAAAAQKLLTNGSSNANTTNGHQYNGKSGSVSSASSSVSSSTENLKMNSGSRSVYIRNMSRVEDNEKSKQIKTDTAGCPLTPVASAPAPPPADVLGIDLPCLDLEVGDVPKDNEIYTETGKHDVNIQTRRDSGSNVEQPHSLEKMRSSANLKEPLALCPDYVKEVHGPCNARNPITGLGLNGDGVGGLKPVKQKIREGNPVTGEGYRAGGTDYIKAAGSTNSGSVGNGDNGGNSVVNKNRVPPGGYSSGLW, encoded by the exons GGTGCTCAGGCCTCCGGGCGGCGGTTCCAGCGACATCTTCGGATCGGATATGCCGCAGACCCCCAGGAACGTGAAGAACCGCATGGTGTCCAACATATTCTCCGTCGAGAAGGACAATAGCGTGAAGAATACTG TACGACAAGGAGCTCACAGATTCTATTTCATTG GTGATAATCCGCGTCGCGGCCAGAAGCCCGTCGACTCACACTCTCGACTCTTTGGGGAGCCCATGCGCCCCATCACACCCGGCAAGAACCACATGAAGAGCAGCATTCCCTTTGGCCAGAACACAGAGACAGCCGCTGCTGCCCAGAAGCTGCTGACCAACGGAAGCAGCAACGCCAACACCACCAATGGACACCAATACAATGGCAAGAGCGGATCCGTGTCCTCGGCCTCGTCGTCAGTCTCGTCCTCGACCGAGAACCTCAAGATGAACAGTGGCTCCCGATCAG TCTACATACGCAATATGAGCA GAGTGGAAGATAACGAGAAAtcgaaacaaattaaaaccgATACAGCCGGGTGTCCCCTGACACCGGTAGCAAGTGCACCTGCACCCCCACCAGCCGACGTTCTTGGCATCGACCTGCCGTGCCTGGACCTCGAAGTTGGTGACGTGCCAAAGGACAACGAGATCTACACGGAGACCGGCAAGCACGACGTAAACATTCAGACGCGCCGAGACTCGGGAAGCAACGTAGAGCAGCCCCATTCGCTGGAAAAGATGCGCAGCTCAGCAAATCTCAAGGAGCCCTTGGCCCTCTGCCCGGATTATGTGAAGGAGGTGCATGGTCCGTGCAATGCACGTAATCCCATTACCGGCCTGGGCCTCAACGGGGACGGAGTGGGTGGCCTCAAGCCCGTGAAGCAGAAGATTCGAG AGGGAAATCCCGTGACCGGCGAGGGATACAGGGCCGGAGGAACGGACTACATTAAGGCCGCCGGCTCGACCAATAGCGGCAGCGTCGGCAACGGGGACAACGGTGGCAATTCGGTGGTCAACAAGAACCGTGTGCCCCCGGGCGGCTACTCGTCGGGACTCTGGTAA
- the Jupiter gene encoding microtubule-associated protein Jupiter isoform X3, translating to MAAYAAFKHVELYNVGKAKKRVLRPPGGGSSDIFGSDMPQTPRNVKNRMVSNIFSVEKDNSVKNTGDNPRRGQKPVDSHSRLFGEPMRPITPGKNHMKSSIPFGQNTETAAAAQKLLTNGSSNANTTNGHQYNGKSGSVSSASSSVSSSTENLKMNSGSRSVYIRNMSRVEDNEKSKQIKTDTAGCPLTPVASAPAPPPADVLGIDLPCLDLEVGDVPKDNEIYTETGKHDVNIQTRRDSGSNVEQPHSLEKMRSSANLKEPLALCPDYVKEVHGPCNARNPITGLGLNGDGVGGLKPVKQKIREGNPVTGEGYRAGGTDYIKAAGSTNSGSVGNGDNGGNSVVNKNRVPPGGYSSGLW from the exons GGTGCTCAGGCCTCCGGGCGGCGGTTCCAGCGACATCTTCGGATCGGATATGCCGCAGACCCCCAGGAACGTGAAGAACCGCATGGTGTCCAACATATTCTCCGTCGAGAAGGACAATAGCGTGAAGAATACTG GTGATAATCCGCGTCGCGGCCAGAAGCCCGTCGACTCACACTCTCGACTCTTTGGGGAGCCCATGCGCCCCATCACACCCGGCAAGAACCACATGAAGAGCAGCATTCCCTTTGGCCAGAACACAGAGACAGCCGCTGCTGCCCAGAAGCTGCTGACCAACGGAAGCAGCAACGCCAACACCACCAATGGACACCAATACAATGGCAAGAGCGGATCCGTGTCCTCGGCCTCGTCGTCAGTCTCGTCCTCGACCGAGAACCTCAAGATGAACAGTGGCTCCCGATCAG TCTACATACGCAATATGAGCA GAGTGGAAGATAACGAGAAAtcgaaacaaattaaaaccgATACAGCCGGGTGTCCCCTGACACCGGTAGCAAGTGCACCTGCACCCCCACCAGCCGACGTTCTTGGCATCGACCTGCCGTGCCTGGACCTCGAAGTTGGTGACGTGCCAAAGGACAACGAGATCTACACGGAGACCGGCAAGCACGACGTAAACATTCAGACGCGCCGAGACTCGGGAAGCAACGTAGAGCAGCCCCATTCGCTGGAAAAGATGCGCAGCTCAGCAAATCTCAAGGAGCCCTTGGCCCTCTGCCCGGATTATGTGAAGGAGGTGCATGGTCCGTGCAATGCACGTAATCCCATTACCGGCCTGGGCCTCAACGGGGACGGAGTGGGTGGCCTCAAGCCCGTGAAGCAGAAGATTCGAG AGGGAAATCCCGTGACCGGCGAGGGATACAGGGCCGGAGGAACGGACTACATTAAGGCCGCCGGCTCGACCAATAGCGGCAGCGTCGGCAACGGGGACAACGGTGGCAATTCGGTGGTCAACAAGAACCGTGTGCCCCCGGGCGGCTACTCGTCGGGACTCTGGTAA
- the Jupiter gene encoding microtubule-associated protein Jupiter isoform X5: protein MAAYAAFKHVELYNVGKAKKRVLRPPGGGSSDIFGSDMPQTPRNVKNRMVSNIFSVEKDNSVKNTVRQGAHRFYFIGDNPRRGQKPVDSHSRLFGEPMRPITPGKNHMKSSIPFGQNTETAAAAQKLLTNGSSNANTTNGHQYNGKSGSVSSASSSVSSSTENLKMNSGSRSEGNPVTGEGYRAGGTDYIKAAGSTNSGSVGNGDNGGNSVVNKNRVPPGGYSSGLW, encoded by the exons GGTGCTCAGGCCTCCGGGCGGCGGTTCCAGCGACATCTTCGGATCGGATATGCCGCAGACCCCCAGGAACGTGAAGAACCGCATGGTGTCCAACATATTCTCCGTCGAGAAGGACAATAGCGTGAAGAATACTG TACGACAAGGAGCTCACAGATTCTATTTCATTG GTGATAATCCGCGTCGCGGCCAGAAGCCCGTCGACTCACACTCTCGACTCTTTGGGGAGCCCATGCGCCCCATCACACCCGGCAAGAACCACATGAAGAGCAGCATTCCCTTTGGCCAGAACACAGAGACAGCCGCTGCTGCCCAGAAGCTGCTGACCAACGGAAGCAGCAACGCCAACACCACCAATGGACACCAATACAATGGCAAGAGCGGATCCGTGTCCTCGGCCTCGTCGTCAGTCTCGTCCTCGACCGAGAACCTCAAGATGAACAGTGGCTCCCGATCAG AGGGAAATCCCGTGACCGGCGAGGGATACAGGGCCGGAGGAACGGACTACATTAAGGCCGCCGGCTCGACCAATAGCGGCAGCGTCGGCAACGGGGACAACGGTGGCAATTCGGTGGTCAACAAGAACCGTGTGCCCCCGGGCGGCTACTCGTCGGGACTCTGGTAA
- the Jupiter gene encoding microtubule-associated protein Jupiter isoform X6 — MAAYAAFKHVELYNVGKAKKRVLRPPGGGSSDIFGSDMPQTPRNVKNRMVSNIFSVEKDNSVKNTGDNPRRGQKPVDSHSRLFGEPMRPITPGKNHMKSSIPFGQNTETAAAAQKLLTNGSSNANTTNGHQYNGKSGSVSSASSSVSSSTENLKMNSGSRSVYIRNMSKGNPVTGEGYRAGGTDYIKAAGSTNSGSVGNGDNGGNSVVNKNRVPPGGYSSGLW; from the exons GGTGCTCAGGCCTCCGGGCGGCGGTTCCAGCGACATCTTCGGATCGGATATGCCGCAGACCCCCAGGAACGTGAAGAACCGCATGGTGTCCAACATATTCTCCGTCGAGAAGGACAATAGCGTGAAGAATACTG GTGATAATCCGCGTCGCGGCCAGAAGCCCGTCGACTCACACTCTCGACTCTTTGGGGAGCCCATGCGCCCCATCACACCCGGCAAGAACCACATGAAGAGCAGCATTCCCTTTGGCCAGAACACAGAGACAGCCGCTGCTGCCCAGAAGCTGCTGACCAACGGAAGCAGCAACGCCAACACCACCAATGGACACCAATACAATGGCAAGAGCGGATCCGTGTCCTCGGCCTCGTCGTCAGTCTCGTCCTCGACCGAGAACCTCAAGATGAACAGTGGCTCCCGATCAG TCTACATACGCAATATGAGCA AGGGAAATCCCGTGACCGGCGAGGGATACAGGGCCGGAGGAACGGACTACATTAAGGCCGCCGGCTCGACCAATAGCGGCAGCGTCGGCAACGGGGACAACGGTGGCAATTCGGTGGTCAACAAGAACCGTGTGCCCCCGGGCGGCTACTCGTCGGGACTCTGGTAA
- the Jupiter gene encoding microtubule-associated protein Jupiter isoform X9: MISNYDITDSKSSSKVLRPPGGGSSDIFGSDMPQTPRNVKNRMVSNIFSVEKDNSVKNTGDNPRRGQKPVDSHSRLFGEPMRPITPGKNHMKSSIPFGQNTETAAAAQKLLTNGSSNANTTNGHQYNGKSGSVSSASSSVSSSTENLKMNSGSRSEGNPVTGEGYRAGGTDYIKAAGSTNSGSVGNGDNGGNSVVNKNRVPPGGYSSGLW, from the exons GGTGCTCAGGCCTCCGGGCGGCGGTTCCAGCGACATCTTCGGATCGGATATGCCGCAGACCCCCAGGAACGTGAAGAACCGCATGGTGTCCAACATATTCTCCGTCGAGAAGGACAATAGCGTGAAGAATACTG GTGATAATCCGCGTCGCGGCCAGAAGCCCGTCGACTCACACTCTCGACTCTTTGGGGAGCCCATGCGCCCCATCACACCCGGCAAGAACCACATGAAGAGCAGCATTCCCTTTGGCCAGAACACAGAGACAGCCGCTGCTGCCCAGAAGCTGCTGACCAACGGAAGCAGCAACGCCAACACCACCAATGGACACCAATACAATGGCAAGAGCGGATCCGTGTCCTCGGCCTCGTCGTCAGTCTCGTCCTCGACCGAGAACCTCAAGATGAACAGTGGCTCCCGATCAG AGGGAAATCCCGTGACCGGCGAGGGATACAGGGCCGGAGGAACGGACTACATTAAGGCCGCCGGCTCGACCAATAGCGGCAGCGTCGGCAACGGGGACAACGGTGGCAATTCGGTGGTCAACAAGAACCGTGTGCCCCCGGGCGGCTACTCGTCGGGACTCTGGTAA
- the Jupiter gene encoding microtubule-associated protein Jupiter isoform X4 translates to MAAYAAFKHVELYNVGKAKKRVLRPPGGGSSDIFGSDMPQTPRNVKNRMVSNIFSVEKDNSVKNTVRQGAHRFYFIGDNPRRGQKPVDSHSRLFGEPMRPITPGKNHMKSSIPFGQNTETAAAAQKLLTNGSSNANTTNGHQYNGKSGSVSSASSSVSSSTENLKMNSGSRSVYIRNMSKGNPVTGEGYRAGGTDYIKAAGSTNSGSVGNGDNGGNSVVNKNRVPPGGYSSGLW, encoded by the exons GGTGCTCAGGCCTCCGGGCGGCGGTTCCAGCGACATCTTCGGATCGGATATGCCGCAGACCCCCAGGAACGTGAAGAACCGCATGGTGTCCAACATATTCTCCGTCGAGAAGGACAATAGCGTGAAGAATACTG TACGACAAGGAGCTCACAGATTCTATTTCATTG GTGATAATCCGCGTCGCGGCCAGAAGCCCGTCGACTCACACTCTCGACTCTTTGGGGAGCCCATGCGCCCCATCACACCCGGCAAGAACCACATGAAGAGCAGCATTCCCTTTGGCCAGAACACAGAGACAGCCGCTGCTGCCCAGAAGCTGCTGACCAACGGAAGCAGCAACGCCAACACCACCAATGGACACCAATACAATGGCAAGAGCGGATCCGTGTCCTCGGCCTCGTCGTCAGTCTCGTCCTCGACCGAGAACCTCAAGATGAACAGTGGCTCCCGATCAG TCTACATACGCAATATGAGCA AGGGAAATCCCGTGACCGGCGAGGGATACAGGGCCGGAGGAACGGACTACATTAAGGCCGCCGGCTCGACCAATAGCGGCAGCGTCGGCAACGGGGACAACGGTGGCAATTCGGTGGTCAACAAGAACCGTGTGCCCCCGGGCGGCTACTCGTCGGGACTCTGGTAA
- the Jupiter gene encoding microtubule-associated protein Jupiter isoform X7, with product MISNYDITDSKSSSKVLRPPGGGSSDIFGSDMPQTPRNVKNRMVSNIFSVEKDNSVKNTGDNPRRGQKPVDSHSRLFGEPMRPITPGKNHMKSSIPFGQNTETAAAAQKLLTNGSSNANTTNGHQYNGKSGSVSSASSSVSSSTENLKMNSGSRSVYIRNMSKGNPVTGEGYRAGGTDYIKAAGSTNSGSVGNGDNGGNSVVNKNRVPPGGYSSGLW from the exons GGTGCTCAGGCCTCCGGGCGGCGGTTCCAGCGACATCTTCGGATCGGATATGCCGCAGACCCCCAGGAACGTGAAGAACCGCATGGTGTCCAACATATTCTCCGTCGAGAAGGACAATAGCGTGAAGAATACTG GTGATAATCCGCGTCGCGGCCAGAAGCCCGTCGACTCACACTCTCGACTCTTTGGGGAGCCCATGCGCCCCATCACACCCGGCAAGAACCACATGAAGAGCAGCATTCCCTTTGGCCAGAACACAGAGACAGCCGCTGCTGCCCAGAAGCTGCTGACCAACGGAAGCAGCAACGCCAACACCACCAATGGACACCAATACAATGGCAAGAGCGGATCCGTGTCCTCGGCCTCGTCGTCAGTCTCGTCCTCGACCGAGAACCTCAAGATGAACAGTGGCTCCCGATCAG TCTACATACGCAATATGAGCA AGGGAAATCCCGTGACCGGCGAGGGATACAGGGCCGGAGGAACGGACTACATTAAGGCCGCCGGCTCGACCAATAGCGGCAGCGTCGGCAACGGGGACAACGGTGGCAATTCGGTGGTCAACAAGAACCGTGTGCCCCCGGGCGGCTACTCGTCGGGACTCTGGTAA
- the Jupiter gene encoding microtubule-associated protein Jupiter isoform X8 — translation MAAYAAFKHVELYNVGKAKKRVLRPPGGGSSDIFGSDMPQTPRNVKNRMVSNIFSVEKDNSVKNTGDNPRRGQKPVDSHSRLFGEPMRPITPGKNHMKSSIPFGQNTETAAAAQKLLTNGSSNANTTNGHQYNGKSGSVSSASSSVSSSTENLKMNSGSRSEGNPVTGEGYRAGGTDYIKAAGSTNSGSVGNGDNGGNSVVNKNRVPPGGYSSGLW, via the exons GGTGCTCAGGCCTCCGGGCGGCGGTTCCAGCGACATCTTCGGATCGGATATGCCGCAGACCCCCAGGAACGTGAAGAACCGCATGGTGTCCAACATATTCTCCGTCGAGAAGGACAATAGCGTGAAGAATACTG GTGATAATCCGCGTCGCGGCCAGAAGCCCGTCGACTCACACTCTCGACTCTTTGGGGAGCCCATGCGCCCCATCACACCCGGCAAGAACCACATGAAGAGCAGCATTCCCTTTGGCCAGAACACAGAGACAGCCGCTGCTGCCCAGAAGCTGCTGACCAACGGAAGCAGCAACGCCAACACCACCAATGGACACCAATACAATGGCAAGAGCGGATCCGTGTCCTCGGCCTCGTCGTCAGTCTCGTCCTCGACCGAGAACCTCAAGATGAACAGTGGCTCCCGATCAG AGGGAAATCCCGTGACCGGCGAGGGATACAGGGCCGGAGGAACGGACTACATTAAGGCCGCCGGCTCGACCAATAGCGGCAGCGTCGGCAACGGGGACAACGGTGGCAATTCGGTGGTCAACAAGAACCGTGTGCCCCCGGGCGGCTACTCGTCGGGACTCTGGTAA